Sequence from the Clostridium butyricum genome:
AGAATTTTTCAGATTTAATGGATCAAGTGATAATTCTCTTGATATATTTGAAAACAGTGATAACAGTATTTATGATTTCTTAGAAAATAAATTAAAGAAACTAAAATCACTAGAAATCTCTGATATAGATATTGAAAATATTCTTGAAAAAGATATTGCCAAGCACTTTAAACATAATTTTTCTAATATATCTAAGGAATTTAGCAAAAAAAATCTACTATCAATTATAGAACCAAGTGTTTTAGAATGTTTTGATAAGATTATAAATCATATAACAGAAAGACTCCCTATACAATTTGATAATAACCTTTACACTGCTTTTGCTCTTCATATTAATACACTTGTTGATAGAATACACAGTAAAAAGATAATAAAAAATCCTAATCTTAGAAAAATACAAAATCTATATCCAAAAGAATTTTCTATAGCATTAGAAGTCAAAGAAATTTTATCTGAGTATCTTTACTCTTCTATTCCAATAGACGAAGCTGGCTATATAACATTATTTTTAATACCTGACACAACACTAAATACACAGCCAAAAGATAAAGTAAAAGTAATTCTTATTGCTCATGGAGAATCAACGGCAACTTCAATGAGTGATGTTGCAAGTAAATTATTAGGTGAAGACTATGTACTTCCTATAAATGCTCCAATTGATGTTGAACCATCAAAAGTGCTAGACCACTTACGACTTATTATAAGTGAAAATCCAACTTCTGCTGGTTATTTGTTATTAGTTGATATGGGATCTCTTCTCGCTTTTGCTGATACTGTAAAACAAGAATTAGATGTAGATCTTCAAGTTATTTCGCTTGTGTCTACACTTCATGTACTTGAAGCTGCAAGAAAAGCATTATTAGGATTATCATTAGATGAAATATATAATGATGTTATAATGATAAATTCTTATTTACAAGTTCATAAAAACTTAAATAATAAGACAATTGATACTAACAAAACTTTAATAATAACTGCATGCTTGACTGGAGAAGGTGGTTCTGCTGCAATAAAGGATTTCTTATCTGTTAATTTAAAGTTTGATCCAGATTTATTTGAAATAGTATGTCTAAGCTATTGCAATAAAGAGAGTTACAAGGAAATGATTTTAAATCTTGAAACCAAAAATCAAGTTTTATTTGTTGTATCTTCATTTCATATTGATTCTCTAAATACAAATCAATTTTCTATGTATGAAGCCCTTAGTGGTTCAGTACTAATGCAGATGCAAAGATTAATAGATGAAAAAACAACATTACTAAATATTCCTAAAATTTTAAATGAAAATATTCCTAATATATCAGGAGCAGAGCTTACTAATGATATACAAAATGTATTAACTGAACTTGAAAATAGAATAAATAAACAATTTACTCCTGATAGTTTGGTTGGACTTACTCTACATCTATCCTTTTTAATTGGAAGATTAAAAAATAATGAAAATACTGTCTTGTATCCTAATAAAGATATATTTATAAAAGATAATTTTTCTATGTATAATATAATTAAGGAAACCCTTAATCCCTTAAAAATAAAATATAATCTTACTAATTTGTCTGATGATGAAATATGTTACCTAGTTAAACATTTATCTACAAATAAAGACATACAATAATCTAGATGATATAATAGTAGATAGAATTCTCATTATTAAGGCATTATCAAAAAATAACAAGTCAATTCCAGCATATTTGAACTTGTAATTTTCTCTCATATGCCTAAATTTATTTTGAAAGAGGTTTTTTATGTTTAACAGTGAAATTATTAAAGGCTTAAATGATTTAGAGCTTATGCTTTATAGATATATAATGAAAAATACTGAAAAAGTAATATATATGAGAATAAGAGAACTTGCAGATGAAGCTCATGTATCAACAACTACTATTTTAAGATTCTGTAAAAAGTTTGACTGTAATGGCTATTCTGAATTTAAAGTTAAACTAAAAATATACCTTGAAGGTTCAAACATAAATAATGTACGAAACGATCAAAGCATAATTATTGATTTCTTTAAAAAACTCAATACAGAAGAACTTGATGAGAAAATTGAAGCAGTCTGCGACTTGATAACAGATTCAGCTAATCTTGTATTTTTAGGTTCAGGTACATCAGGAATATTATGCAAATATGCAGCAAGATATTTTTCTTCACTTGGAAAATTTGCAACATATATTGACGACCCATATTTTCCTACAAACTATAAAACATATGAGAACTGTGTAATTATAATTTTATCTGTTTCTGGTGAAACTCCTACTGTTATTAATCTTATTAACAATTTCAAGAGAGAAAATTGTCCTATTGTAAGCATTACTAACAGTGAAAATTGTACTATATCAAAAATATCTGATTTAAATATTTCATATTATATAAACCAAGAGAAGCTTGGTATATCTGATATAACGACTCAAGTTCCTGTTTTATATATAATTGAAACAATAGCTAGGTCACTCCATAATAAAGTTGATGAAAATTCTGATGAATTTAATAAATAAAAAGTGCAGCAAGA
This genomic interval carries:
- a CDS encoding MurR/RpiR family transcriptional regulator, encoding MFNSEIIKGLNDLELMLYRYIMKNTEKVIYMRIRELADEAHVSTTTILRFCKKFDCNGYSEFKVKLKIYLEGSNINNVRNDQSIIIDFFKKLNTEELDEKIEAVCDLITDSANLVFLGSGTSGILCKYAARYFSSLGKFATYIDDPYFPTNYKTYENCVIIILSVSGETPTVINLINNFKRENCPIVSITNSENCTISKISDLNISYYINQEKLGISDITTQVPVLYIIETIARSLHNKVDENSDEFNK
- a CDS encoding sigma 54-interacting transcriptional regulator, encoding MTKKELILQKLRQLNCSEGIDTKTLASLVNMSRANLSHELNELCKEGKLNKSTGRPVLFYLADWKKKEVKSQLDLLAENNISLKSSIEQAKAAILYPPKGMNCLILGSTGVGKSMFASLMHNYALTMNVKSEDSPFIVFNCADYSNNPQLLTSQLFGVKKGAYTGAECDKTGLIEQADGGILFLDEVHRLPPEGQETLFVFLDTGTFRRVGDSESRKSDVLIISATTENPDSALLNTFRRRIPIVITIPSLKERTLEERLYLIKSFFKYESIRLSKDIYVSLNSLRALLSYDCPNNIGQLKSDVQMLCAKAYSEFLTNVRGDVRIHSGNLTPYIKEGLYKEKEHRILWNNLMSDEIEFFRFNGSSDNSLDIFENSDNSIYDFLENKLKKLKSLEISDIDIENILEKDIAKHFKHNFSNISKEFSKKNLLSIIEPSVLECFDKIINHITERLPIQFDNNLYTAFALHINTLVDRIHSKKIIKNPNLRKIQNLYPKEFSIALEVKEILSEYLYSSIPIDEAGYITLFLIPDTTLNTQPKDKVKVILIAHGESTATSMSDVASKLLGEDYVLPINAPIDVEPSKVLDHLRLIISENPTSAGYLLLVDMGSLLAFADTVKQELDVDLQVISLVSTLHVLEAARKALLGLSLDEIYNDVIMINSYLQVHKNLNNKTIDTNKTLIITACLTGEGGSAAIKDFLSVNLKFDPDLFEIVCLSYCNKESYKEMILNLETKNQVLFVVSSFHIDSLNTNQFSMYEALSGSVLMQMQRLIDEKTTLLNIPKILNENIPNISGAELTNDIQNVLTELENRINKQFTPDSLVGLTLHLSFLIGRLKNNENTVLYPNKDIFIKDNFSMYNIIKETLNPLKIKYNLTNLSDDEICYLVKHLSTNKDIQ